The genomic stretch GATGACCGTGGTCGGCTGGTTCACCATTGGCATTCCCGCCTTCCTGCTGTCGCTGCCCCCCAACAAAGAACGCGCCAGGCCGGGTTTCGTGCGCCGCGTATTGTCGCTGGCGGTGCCTTCGGGCGTGATCATCGGAGCGGTTTCCACCATCACCTACGTTGTCACCCGCGGTTTCGGGACGGTCTCGGCCCTCGTGCAGGCGCAGGCCTCGACGGCCACCCTGGCTGCCCTGATCATCACCTCCGTCTGGGTGCTGGCAGTGGTGGCGCGCCCGTGGGTGTGGTGGCGACTTGGCCTGGTGGTCGTCTCCTACGCCTTCTACCTGGCCATGTTCCTGATTCCGTGGGCGTGGCTGCGGGGCCAGCTGCTGCTGGACCTGGACAACCCGTCGACGATCCTGTTCGGGGTCGTGGCTGGGCTAGTCGGGGCCGGGCTGGTGGAACTCGTGTGGTGGTTGACCGCCAAGCACAGGGGTGAGTCGGCACGCATCTGGCGGGGTTCAGACGAGGGCTGACAGGCCCGACAACAGGCCGTGCCGCCACCAGGAAAGGTCGTGGCCGCCACGGAACTCCTCTGTTGACACCAACTGGCCGGTTTTCTCCGCGATCCCGGCCAGTCGCCGGGCGCCGTGGATCAGGCCGCGTTCATCACTTCCGGCCTGCACCACCACCGGCACCCCCAGCGTCCTCGTGCCCGCGGTGAGATCGCGCAGCAGGGTGCCCTCCGTCTCCGGCTCCGGAACGGGATCGCCCGCGAACCACAGCGACGCCGACTGGGCAATCACCGCGGTGACCAGATCCGGCCGGTGGGTCGCGAGCTCCACGCACGCCAGGCCCCCGAACGACTGCCCGGCGGCTATCACCTTGCGGCCCATTCCGGCCAGTTCCCGGGCGCGTTCCACCAGCGGGGCGCAGCCTCGCGCCGTGGTCAGCCACGCGGCCCGCCGTTCCCCCTCCTCGGTATCGACGGCGACGACGGTGTGCCCGAACCCTGCGGCCCGCAACGCGGAGGCCACCCCCGCCAAGCGCCAGCGAAGCCCATCGAACAGCACCAGGGTCCGCTCATCCCCGGGCAGCACCGCGAATCTTCCGCCGTCGTGCAGCCGCCACCGCTGCTCGGCCTCGCCAGCCGGGGTCCACGGGGCGGGATGGAAGTCGGGTCCGCGCCACACCGACTGTTCCCGCAGGTCGAAGGCGGGCAGAGTCTCGGGGTTGAGCGGATCCGGTTCACCCTCTCGGTGCACCCGCAGCCAGCCCTCGCGGGTTGCACCGATGTCGCGGGATATTTCGTCGCTGCGCCAGTAGCGATAGGAGTAGCAGCCGTCGGCGGGCAGCCACCAGGACAGGGCCTGGAACGCAGTGCCCCCGACCGGGTTCATGACGGCGGGGTCCAGCCGGGTGCGGATCGCATCGGTGAGGCTGTTGAGGTGAACCAGCACCTCACGCCCCCGGGGTTCGTAGGCGACGAAAGTGACCTCCACCATCGCCACGCCATCGATCACACACCGTTTCCCCATGATCGGGGAGTGGTCCAGCTGGTCCGGCAGCACCGGATCCGCAGGGTGCGGGGCGCCCGTGGCGGACAGGGGCGTGGGTGGCAGGTGCATGGTCATCGCGGCACCACCATCGGGGTCCCGGTGACTGGATCCGGTACGACGAGCACCGGGAGTCCGAAGACGCTCTCGACCAGTTCCGCGGTCAGCACCTCGGCGGGCGGCCCTGCGGCCACGACCGCCCCGTCCTTCATGACCACCAGGTTGGTGGCGAACCGGGCGGCCTGGTTCAGATCGTGCACCACCACGACGACGGTGCGTCCTGCGTCACGGAACCCGCGCACCAGTTTCAGGACCTCGTACTGATGGGCGATATCCAGGAAGGTGGTGGGTTCGTCGAGCAGCAGCAGCGGTGTGTCCTGGGCCAGCACCGTCGCCAGCCACACCCGCTGCACCTGCCCGCCGGAGAGTTCGTCGACGTCGGCCCGCTGCAGATCAGTCAGTCCGGTGACCTCGAGCGCCGAGGCCACTTCCTTCTCGTCCTCCTGCGACCACCTGGACCAGAACCTCTGATGGGCGAACCGTCCCCGACTCACCATGTCCAGCACCTTGATGCCCGGCGGCACCGACTGGCGCTGCGGCAGGAACCCGAGCCTGCGGGCGACGGCGGTGGTCCGCAGCTGGTGGATGTCGGTTCCCCCCAGGTACACGTACCCGGCCTTGGGAGCGAGCACCCGGGCCAGGGCCTTCAGCAGCGTCGACTTGCCGCATCCGTTGGGTCCGATGAGCATCGTCAGCTCCCCCTCGGGCACCTCCAGCGTGATGTCCTCGATCACGATCTTCCGGTCGTAGCCGAGCCGCACCGACGAGGCCTTCAGTGGGAACTCCTGGGCGGTTCCGGTCATTTCTTCCTTTCCTGTCCATTCAGGAGCAGCAGCAGATAGGCGCCACCCAGCAGACCGGCCGTCACCCCCACCGGAAGCTGCAGACCACCCGGCAGGTTCGCCCCCACCAGGTCCGCCGCCACCAGCAGCGCCGCCCCCGTGCCCGCCGCGACACCCGCAGGAGCGGTTGGTCCCTTCAGGAGCCGGCGGGTCACGTGCGGACCCGCGAGCGCGATGAACGAGATGGGTCCGGCAACTGCGACCGCAGCCGCGGTCAGCGCGACCCCGACGCCGGTCGCCGTCCACTGCGTGAAGCGGCGGGAGACCCCCAGCCCGGCGGCTAGGTCCTCTCCCGGGGCGGCGGCGTCGAGGTGCCGCGAAATCAGCAGAGCGAACGGCAGGATCACCACGAACAGCACGGCGCTGACCACGGCGTGACTCCAGTTGCGGGCGTTGAGGGTGCCGGTCAGCCACAGCCGGGCCGAGGTAGCGGAGTCGCTGTCGGCCCGGGTGAGCAGCAGCACCGTCACCGGTTGGATCAGGGACGCAACCCCAAGACCGATGAGGATGAGACGATTGCCGCCACCGAATCCCCTGGGCGAGAGCACCCAGGTGAGCAGGGCCGCCCCCAGGCAACCGATGATCGCCCCGACCGCCGTGCCCCACCCGAAGGACCTGAAAACTATGACGGAGGCCACGGCCCCCAGCGCGGCGCCACCAGTCAGACCGATGATCTCCGGGGATCCCAGAGCGTTGCGCGACAACGCCTGGAACAGGCAGCCGGCCGTGCCCAGACATGCCCCGACCACCAGGCCGGTGACTGCCCTGGGCATCCGGAACTCCCACAGCAGGAGCATGTCGGCGCGTTCCCCCACCCCGACCAAGGCCGCCCAGAACTGTTCAGGGGTCATGTTCACGGAACCGGAGAACAGCACTGCGATCGCCCCGACCAGGGCAATGCCCCAGGCCAGGGTCGCGACCAGCCAGGTTCGTGGGCGGGCACGGAAACTGACGGGCCCGAGCCGCACGGACCGCACCTGCAGGCTCACAGCTGCACTCCTCGTCGCGCCCGCGCCAGCCCGATAAACAACGGCGCACCAAGCAGGGCGCACATCAGGGCGGCCTGCACCTCGGCGGGCGGGTTCACCACCCGGCCCAGCACATCGGCGGCCAGCAACGTCGCCCCACCCAGCAGGGCCGAGAACCAGATCAGCGAGCGATGCCTCGGGCCGACGGCCAGCCGTGCTGCGAAGGGCGCGATCAACCCGAGGAAGGAGACCGGGCCCACCAGGGCCGTCGCCGCTGCGCAGAGCACCAGGCAGGTGAGGGCCACCAGCATCCGGACCCGCCCGGCCGCGAGGCCGAGTCCTTTGGCGAATTCCTCCCCCAAGGCCAGGGCATCCATGGATCTCGCCAGCAGAAGCGCGGCCAGCAACCCGGCCCCAAGCGTTCCCGCCGCGGCGATCACTAGGTCCAGTGGCCGCGGCATCACGGCCCCTGCATCCCAGAAACGGAACTCTGCGTAGATCCTTGGGTCGCTGAGCAGCATGACCGTGGTGATGGCCGAGACGACCGCACTCCAGGCAGCCCCCACCAGCACGATACGAATCGGGTCGTGACGTCCTCGCCAGGCCCCCGCTGCCCCGGTCACCACCAGTCCGCTGACAAGCGCACCGACCAGGGAGACCAGCATCATTATCGCGATCGGCAGGGACCGGGCGAGACCGAGGCCGATGGCCACGGCGCAGGCGGCGCCCGCATTGACCCCCAGCAGACCCGGCTCAGCCAGCGGGTTGCGGGTCAGCGCCTGCACCAGCACCCCAGCGATCCCGAGAGCGGCGCCGGCGACCAGCGCTATCAGGGTCCGGGAGCCACGCATCCCGAGCACGATGAGGCGATGCTGCCCGGTACCGCTGCCGGAGAGCACCGCCATCACCTGTTCGGCGGGCACCTCGCCGGACCCGAACAGGAACGATGCCATGGCCAGGCAGGGTAGGAGGATCACCAACCCGAGCAGCACCCAGGCAGGCCTGCTCACCCCGAGTAGGCGGCCGCCAAGGTCTCGGCCATGGCGAGCGCGCTGTAGTAGTCCAGTTTGAAGCTGGAGATCCCCAGCGGCACCAGCCTGCCGTTGCTCACGGTTTGGGTGGTGTTGTAGTTGGAGTCTGCCTTCAGCTGTTCGACGGTTTTGTCGTCTCCAGAGACAAGCAGAAGGGTGTCGGAGGTCAGGGCCTGCACGCTCTGCTCCACCGTCGCGAACACGAAGTCCTTGCGGTTGGCTCCCTCTTCACCGCTGCTGGCGGGCGCCTCGGCGAGCTTGAAACCGAGAGCCGAGAAGATCTCGTCGTGGGGGCCGCCCGGTTTCGCGAAGGACAGGCCGTTGGACGGGGTGTAGACGATGGCCTGCACCGGGTTGGTGGGGATCCCGCTCATTCCGGCCTTGAGTTCCGTGACCCTCGAATCGAAGGTATTGGTGAGTTCCTCGGCCTTGGCCTGCGTGCCGGTGGCCTCGGCCACCTTCCGGGTGACGGTTTGCCAGCTCTCGGAGTTGTAGTTGATGGCGACGGTCGGGGCGATCCTGGCCAGTGAGTCGTAGTCGTCCTTGGTGCTGTCCCCTCCGGTGGATGCAATGATGATCAGGTCCGGTTTTTCTGCGGTCACGGCCTCAATGTCGAGTTTGCTGTTTGCGTACAGGGCTTTTACACCGCGTTCCTTGGCGGTGGCCGACCAGTGAGAGAAGAAACCGATGTCGTCGAATCCTTCGGCGCCCGGCTTCGATGCCCCGGAACCGACCACGGGCGCATCCAGGGCCAGGAGGGTTCCGGTCAACACCACCGATGTGGACACGATCCGTTTCGGGGTGCCGTTGATGACGGTCTCGCCGAGGTCGTGGGTGACGGTGCGGGCGCTTGCAGGAGACGAGGCGTCCCCTCCCCCGGAGGTTCCCCCGGATCCGCAGCCGGTGAGCCCCAGCGTCAACAGGACCGGGACCAAACCGGAGAATGTGCGCCTGGATATCGGGTTGAGAAGTGGATTTGTCATGTGATGAAACCTCTTTACCTGTAAGGATAGGCAGGCCTCACAGTACCAATTCGCAGCTGATCGACCCGAGGGGTTTCACTCCTGGACAGCGAAACCCAGGTAGTCCTCATAGTCCGGGTCTTCACGCCATGCCCGCCGCAGGATCTCACCGATCCGTTCTAGTTCCTCCATGGTCCCATTCCCGGTGAGCCAGACGCGCCGAACCCCCGAGTTCACCAGGACCTGAACCGCTCCAGCGTCGAGTCCGGCCGTAGCGAACCAAGGAACCGAATCTTGCCGCAACGGAGGGTGGTTCGCCATCGCTGCCCGCAGCAGCGGCGAGCCGGGAGGTGTTCCGGGAACCGTCAAGAACTGGAAGGCCCCGTCCGGTGTGATGATCTGCCCCTGGTCCTGGACCACCTGTCCGAGGAGCGCCCACTGATGCGGACGCGATCGGTCCCGCTCACCCGGGAAAAGGACCCGAACGTCCGCATCGATCTCCGGGGTATCGATCGCCAGCAGCACCCGCCGACCGAAATGACGTTCAAGATCACGCAGGATCTCCGGACCTGCTGCACGCTCCGCCGATCCCCTCGTGGTGAGCACTGCCATGTCGATCCCCCGCGTGGCTAACCCTGGCAATCGGTCCCCGGCCTCAGTGAGAGGAAGCTGCACCGCCACGCGTGCTAGTAGTATCCGAGAACGTAGACTGCGCAATACCGTCATACGAGAAGCCTATGCGGCGCGCCCGGAACTCTCCCGTTCCGGGATCGGCCTACACTCGATACCGGCAGAGCTCATCGCCCAGCCCAGATCCCCTATCTTCCCCAGGAGACCGCGGTGAACAAAAGCAGTACCTACGACCCCATGGTCGGAAGCGTGCTGGATGGTCGCTACGAAATTCTTGCGAAGATCGCACGGGGCGGAATGGCGACGGTCTACCGGGCCCGTGATGCTCGTCTCCAGCGGACCGTCGCAGTCAAGATCATGCGAACCGACCTGGCCGAGGACGACGAATTCGCGGCAAAGTTTGACCGAGAGGCCCGCTCCGCTGCCCTGATCAATCATCCAGCGGTGGTCAGCATATTTGACCAGGGCACGTCCCAGGGACAGCCGTACATCGTCATGGAGTTCATCGATGGCGAAACCCTGCGCAGACTCATCGCCCGTGACGCCCCACTCGAACCAGTGCTAGCACTGGATTACCTGGAACCCATCGCCTCAGCTCTGGCTGCCGCCCACGATGCGGGAATCGTCCACCGCGACATCAAACCCGAGAACGTCATGATCTCGACCCGTGGCCATGTCAAGGTCGCGGACTTCGGCCTGGCTCGCCAGACCGAATCCCCGCAGATGACCGCGACCGGGGTCCTGGTCGGTACTGCCTCATATCTTCCCCCCGAGCTGGTAACCCATGCCCGCCCGGATTCACGCAGCGACATCTACTCGACAGGCATCGTCTTATTCGAGCTACTCACCGGCAAAAAACCACACGTCGGCGAGAACAACTACCAGATCGCCTACGCGCACGTGAACGTCGATGTCCCCGCTCCTTCCACGAAACTACATGAACTCGGGCTCCCAGGTTTCATCCCGGACTACCTCGATGCTCTGGTGGCGGCCTGCACCGCACGCGCCCCAGAGGCCCGCATCGCCGATGGTCGCGAACTCATGGATGCGCTGCGCCGGGTCCGCTCCGAGCTGCTGAGTTCCCCGGGCCAGCACAATCCCACACTCGCCGCTCAGCTGCGGCCCCTGCCCGGCGACGGCAATGCCGTCACCCAGCAGATATCCCCACGCCCCGAGCCGCGACCACGCCCGCTGAAGGAACTTCCTCCCGCTCCCGCTCGCCCTCGGTCCGCCAGGACCCCTGCTCCCCCGACCGAGGCCGTCTCCCCTGACGCGGTGACCGCCATCGTCGAGCCTCAGTCCCTCAAGTCTCCGAACTCAACGCCCTCACCGCACCCGGTTTCCTCAGTCAGGTCCGCTTCTTCGACGGGAGAACCTCCCCGGGCCACGCTTCCCGGCTCCAGCAGAGGAGGACCCCCGAGTTCACACCGCACGCCACTGTTCCCACAGTTCTCCCAGGAACCGGTATACCGACGCCGCCGGGGCATTATGCTGATCGTGCTGGTGCTGCTCGTCACGGCAATAATTGTCTCCGTCTCGTGGTGGTGGGCCGAGGGGCGGTTCACCACCACCCCCGAGGTGACCAACATTCCCCAGGAACAGGCGCTCCAGAGCCTCAAAGCCAGCGATCTCGAGTACACCACCCAGGAGGCGTTCTCCGAGGATGTCGCGGTCGGATCGGTCATCAGCACCGATCCCGCGGGAAACGCCCGGACCCTTCGAGGAACCAGAGTCACTGTCGTCATCTCCAAGGGACCCGAGCGTTACATGATGCCCGACGTGGTGGGGCAGAAACTCTCGCAGGCCCGTTCCGCCATCGAATCGGCACACCTGACAGTCGATCAGGTCAAGGAGGACTGGTCAGAGTCCGTCGAAACCGACACGATCATCTCGGCCAGCGAATCAGCCGGCGCCCTCCTGCCACCCGGAAGCAGCATCGATCTGGTGGTGAGCAAGGGCCGTCAGCCCCTCACCATCAAGAACTACGTGGGAACCGACGCCGACCAGGCCAGCAAGGAACTCAAGAAACAGGGCTTCACGGTCGAAATCTCTGAGGCGCACTCGGACAGCATTCCCGCAGGGCAGGTGATCTCCCAGGACCCCGCCGATGGCACCGGACATCGCGGTGACACCGTGAAGCTGGTCAAGTCACTTGGTCCGGAAATGGTGACCGTTCCGGACGTCAGGAGCAAACGCACCGATGATGCCCAAAGAGATCTGGAGGCTGCTGGGTTCAAGGTGGAGGTTCAGAACAAGTCCTTCTTCCCCGCACCATTAGGGTTCGCCTCAGAAACCAACCCCGCAGCTGGTTCAGCGGCTCCCAAAGGAAGCACCGTCATCCTCTACGTGACATGATTGCCGGAGGCCTCACGTCCCCATAGGCTGTTCGCGTGACTTCGAGTCGTCAGTTTCTGCCCTCCGTCGCCCTGCTGGTGGCGGCAGCTGCCTGGGGGTCAACGGTTGTGGTCGCCAAGGGCGCCTACGAATCCTCCATGACACCCGCCCACCTTCTGATCTCTCGGCTCACCCTGACCGCCCTGTGCCTGCTGCCCGCTTTCCTGCCCCATCTCAGGATGAAACGCGAAACCTGTGTGCAGGGCATCATTTTGGGTCTGATCTTCAACACAGGTCTGGTGCTCCAGATGGTGGGACTGGAATATACCCCGCCTTCACTCTCAGGCTTCATCACGGCGAGCTACGTGGTCTTCACTGCGATCCTCACCCCCTTGATCATGAAACAACCCACCTCGGGGCGCACCTGGATCGCGGTGGCCCTGACGCTGGTGGGAATCGGCATCCTGGCCCTCGGGAATGGCGGAGGAGATGTCGGTTTCGGATTCGGCGCCGCTATCACACTGCTGGGAGCTGTGCTCTTCGCCCTCCACATCATTTTCCTGGGACGCTGGGTAAAACCCGAGACGGTGCAGTCACTCACCCTGATGCAGGCCCTGACCGGAGCAGTAGGGATGCTGTGCTTCCTCCCCTTCGCGGACTATCAACTGCCATCCGGCTGGGACCTGTGGTGGCCGGTGCTCTACCTCGGTATCTTCTGCGGTGCCGTCACGCTGTTCCTCCAGAGCTGGGCGCAGAGCTACGTGCCCGCCACCGCCTCGGCGGTGATCATGTGCTCGGAACCGATGTGGGCCGCCGTATTCGCGATCTGGGCCGGCATGGAGGAGCTGACCTGGCAGGTGCTCACGGGCGGCGGCCTCGTGGTGGTGGCGCTCCTTCTGACAGCGTGGCCCGGGCGTAAAGCCACATTTGTGGATGCACTCGTCGAAGAACTACGCTCACGACGCGCCCGTCGTGGAAGCTGAACCGCTTCTACTGCAAGACTTTCCCTATGGAATTGCAAATCCTGTTCCTGGTGCTGGTCGTCGTGGGCGTCCTGGGTTTCGTCGTGACACTTCGGATTCTTCGTCATCTCACCTTGAAACGCCTCGACTGGAAATGGGTGAAGCATCCTGATCTCCGGATCACGATCGGCCTGAACCATCCGCCTTTTGGCCTCGGACTAGACAGGTGTGTCAAGGACCAGCTGGTGGGCAAGTCACACGAAGGAACACCTTTTCAGACTTTTCGTTACAGCAGCGAATCCTGGAGCGACCGCCGGCGCATCGTGTGCATGTCTCTTCCCCACCCGATGCCGTCCTTCTACCTGTTCCCCACGCAATCTCCCATACCTGCGATCAGTGGCCTGTCCCTGTCCACCGACACGCACACGATGATCTTCCCGGAGGAGAACTATGGCCGGGCGGTGTCAGCTGCCCTCGCTCCCCTCTTATCAGAACTCGGCCCCCGTCAACTCACCATTGACCATGATCAGCTGGTGATGTTCAACGTCAAGAAGGACCTAAAATCCCTGGAAGCCACGGTGGAACTTCTGGCCCGGATACGCAAGGCGATCATCGCATCCCCTGCGATGGAACACATGGGAGAAAGTTCGCCCCTGCACGTCTCCTTCACCAATCATCCCGATTGGGAGTACGTGGACCGTGACAACTCGTTACTGAGCCGTCTACCTCTCGAGCCGAGCGGCTACGATCACGAGGTGGTCAATGTCGTACAGTCCACCGGGAACAACATCTCCTTCATCCGCGTCACCCACAAGTGGAAGACCCGGAACGCGAAGAACGAGTGGAGCAGCGTCAAGGAACACACCGAACATTTCTGCAGCTTCGGGATCAATTTCAAGTTCGTCCCCATATCCGTGAACATGGGGCGCGGAAAGCCCCAAAAATTTGAATCCATCGAGTTCAACAAACGTTTCAAGGTACGCTGCCCGAACCCACGGTTTGCCTCCGACGTGTTCCACCAGCGCCAACTCGAACACCTGTTGAGCGCCTCTCCTGAAGGTTTCGCGATCACTCAGGGAGGCACCATTCAAGTCGCAGAGAGCGAATGGCTGCCGGCACAGATCGAAGTGATGCTCGGCTTCTTCCACGAGTTCTTCGTCCAGGTCCCGGATTTCGTATGGAAGGAACTAGGGGTCTGGCCCCGGCCGATCCCGAAACAAGAAGACTGAAGAACCCCGCGCTGGGACCGGGCCTCCCGGGGATG from Arachnia propionica encodes the following:
- a CDS encoding iron ABC transporter permease — its product is MSRPAWVLLGLVILLPCLAMASFLFGSGEVPAEQVMAVLSGSGTGQHRLIVLGMRGSRTLIALVAGAALGIAGVLVQALTRNPLAEPGLLGVNAGAACAVAIGLGLARSLPIAIMMLVSLVGALVSGLVVTGAAGAWRGRHDPIRIVLVGAAWSAVVSAITTVMLLSDPRIYAEFRFWDAGAVMPRPLDLVIAAAGTLGAGLLAALLLARSMDALALGEEFAKGLGLAAGRVRMLVALTCLVLCAAATALVGPVSFLGLIAPFAARLAVGPRHRSLIWFSALLGGATLLAADVLGRVVNPPAEVQAALMCALLGAPLFIGLARARRGVQL
- a CDS encoding enterochelin esterase domain-containing protein; protein product: MTMHLPPTPLSATGAPHPADPVLPDQLDHSPIMGKRCVIDGVAMVEVTFVAYEPRGREVLVHLNSLTDAIRTRLDPAVMNPVGGTAFQALSWWLPADGCYSYRYWRSDEISRDIGATREGWLRVHREGEPDPLNPETLPAFDLREQSVWRGPDFHPAPWTPAGEAEQRWRLHDGGRFAVLPGDERTLVLFDGLRWRLAGVASALRAAGFGHTVVAVDTEEGERRAAWLTTARGCAPLVERARELAGMGRKVIAAGQSFGGLACVELATHRPDLVTAVIAQSASLWFAGDPVPEPETEGTLLRDLTAGTRTLGVPVVVQAGSDERGLIHGARRLAGIAEKTGQLVSTEEFRGGHDLSWWRHGLLSGLSALV
- the fepB gene encoding Fe2+-enterobactin ABC transporter substrate-binding protein; this encodes MTNPLLNPISRRTFSGLVPVLLTLGLTGCGSGGTSGGGDASSPASARTVTHDLGETVINGTPKRIVSTSVVLTGTLLALDAPVVGSGASKPGAEGFDDIGFFSHWSATAKERGVKALYANSKLDIEAVTAEKPDLIIIASTGGDSTKDDYDSLARIAPTVAINYNSESWQTVTRKVAEATGTQAKAEELTNTFDSRVTELKAGMSGIPTNPVQAIVYTPSNGLSFAKPGGPHDEIFSALGFKLAEAPASSGEEGANRKDFVFATVEQSVQALTSDTLLLVSGDDKTVEQLKADSNYNTTQTVSNGRLVPLGISSFKLDYYSALAMAETLAAAYSG
- a CDS encoding DMT family transporter, coding for MTSSRQFLPSVALLVAAAAWGSTVVVAKGAYESSMTPAHLLISRLTLTALCLLPAFLPHLRMKRETCVQGIILGLIFNTGLVLQMVGLEYTPPSLSGFITASYVVFTAILTPLIMKQPTSGRTWIAVALTLVGIGILALGNGGGDVGFGFGAAITLLGAVLFALHIIFLGRWVKPETVQSLTLMQALTGAVGMLCFLPFADYQLPSGWDLWWPVLYLGIFCGAVTLFLQSWAQSYVPATASAVIMCSEPMWAAVFAIWAGMEELTWQVLTGGGLVVVALLLTAWPGRKATFVDALVEELRSRRARRGS
- a CDS encoding ABC transporter ATP-binding protein, with product MTGTAQEFPLKASSVRLGYDRKIVIEDITLEVPEGELTMLIGPNGCGKSTLLKALARVLAPKAGYVYLGGTDIHQLRTTAVARRLGFLPQRQSVPPGIKVLDMVSRGRFAHQRFWSRWSQEDEKEVASALEVTGLTDLQRADVDELSGGQVQRVWLATVLAQDTPLLLLDEPTTFLDIAHQYEVLKLVRGFRDAGRTVVVVVHDLNQAARFATNLVVMKDGAVVAAGPPAEVLTAELVESVFGLPVLVVPDPVTGTPMVVPR
- the pknB gene encoding Stk1 family PASTA domain-containing Ser/Thr kinase, whose product is MNKSSTYDPMVGSVLDGRYEILAKIARGGMATVYRARDARLQRTVAVKIMRTDLAEDDEFAAKFDREARSAALINHPAVVSIFDQGTSQGQPYIVMEFIDGETLRRLIARDAPLEPVLALDYLEPIASALAAAHDAGIVHRDIKPENVMISTRGHVKVADFGLARQTESPQMTATGVLVGTASYLPPELVTHARPDSRSDIYSTGIVLFELLTGKKPHVGENNYQIAYAHVNVDVPAPSTKLHELGLPGFIPDYLDALVAACTARAPEARIADGRELMDALRRVRSELLSSPGQHNPTLAAQLRPLPGDGNAVTQQISPRPEPRPRPLKELPPAPARPRSARTPAPPTEAVSPDAVTAIVEPQSLKSPNSTPSPHPVSSVRSASSTGEPPRATLPGSSRGGPPSSHRTPLFPQFSQEPVYRRRRGIMLIVLVLLVTAIIVSVSWWWAEGRFTTTPEVTNIPQEQALQSLKASDLEYTTQEAFSEDVAVGSVISTDPAGNARTLRGTRVTVVISKGPERYMMPDVVGQKLSQARSAIESAHLTVDQVKEDWSESVETDTIISASESAGALLPPGSSIDLVVSKGRQPLTIKNYVGTDADQASKELKKQGFTVEISEAHSDSIPAGQVISQDPADGTGHRGDTVKLVKSLGPEMVTVPDVRSKRTDDAQRDLEAAGFKVEVQNKSFFPAPLGFASETNPAAGSAAPKGSTVILYVT
- a CDS encoding FecCD family ABC transporter permease gives rise to the protein MSLQVRSVRLGPVSFRARPRTWLVATLAWGIALVGAIAVLFSGSVNMTPEQFWAALVGVGERADMLLLWEFRMPRAVTGLVVGACLGTAGCLFQALSRNALGSPEIIGLTGGAALGAVASVIVFRSFGWGTAVGAIIGCLGAALLTWVLSPRGFGGGNRLILIGLGVASLIQPVTVLLLTRADSDSATSARLWLTGTLNARNWSHAVVSAVLFVVILPFALLISRHLDAAAPGEDLAAGLGVSRRFTQWTATGVGVALTAAAVAVAGPISFIALAGPHVTRRLLKGPTAPAGVAAGTGAALLVAADLVGANLPGGLQLPVGVTAGLLGGAYLLLLLNGQERKK